The following is a genomic window from Apodemus sylvaticus chromosome 10, mApoSyl1.1, whole genome shotgun sequence.
tggttttttgagacagggtttctctgtgtagccctggctgtcctggaactcactctatagaccaggctggcccggaactcagaaatccgcctgcctctgcctcccaagtgctgggattacaggcgtgcaacaccactgcctggcaataaaataaattgtttaaaaaaaggtaaagaaGTGTGCTAAACTATGatcacagaggcaggtgggttgaGGTCAAAGGTCAGTCTCAATGAcagttacataatgagttccaggtcagcctgggataaataaaatcctgtctcaaacgaacaaaaccaacaaaaatcccataagctaaaGGGACACGTGGACTTTTTCATTTTGCCTTTGAAATATAGGTATCATTGGTtctacaaaaccaaaataaataaataaaaccaattgctatcatctttgcttttctttttttttttttttttttacattggagATACACATGCTACTTATtactttaaattatatataaaaaatataggtaaatatatacatgtaaaaatatatgCCACTTATTAAATTGTGATGACAAATACATGATAGTAAGTCTAAATATCTAGTCACCTTTAAGTGTATAATCCGTTGACTTGTCATGGTATTGTTTTCACCTCTATTCAttctagtatttttatttatttacttttgtggtACGGGGATTAAAGCCCAGGCCTAGCACATGTTAAGACAGTTTCTACCATTAAGGAACTTCTCTCCAGTGCACTAATATTCTAGCACTGATCTAGCGTGATCCCTATCACGCAGGGATCTAGACTTTGACCTCCATGTCCAAGGTAGAGTGATCCCTCACCCGATAGGTGCCAAGAATTACTGTTGAGAGaacagggttagggttagaatgTGATCCTAAACTCTAGGCCCAGCTCCGTCCTCCTCTCCCAGGTTTTTCTTCCATAAGTGCATTAACTTTCATCTTGGAAAATTCCACTCAACTCCCCCAAACCCCCAGCATCGGCACTTTACCTATAGCTCCCAAACATTAACTAGGAAAATGGTTGCTGGGGTCTGTGCCACACTCCAGTATtaggaaaatattcaaaaaatactCCCAATTATTTTCACGTCAgatttttgagacactgtctcatgAGGCTCAGACTGGCTTCAGCTGACTTTACAAGCATAAGCCACCGCTGCAAGCTATAATCATTCTTAAGTAATCGTTTAAGTAACAGACCATAACTTTAGGAACTTTAACCAAAACGTTAAAAACTCAACCATTCTGTCATTGAAACTACCCGGTATGAACTTAAGTTTTAAACAGAATCTGAGTTTATGTGAGTTTCTGCTTTTGGAAATTCAAAGTGCTCGTCCCCAGCCTGACCTCACACGGAACTTGTGGGCTCGCAGCCGGAGGACATTTACTCAGATGTCGCCTTCCCACTCACCTGCCGCGCCCTCCGTCTCCACCAGCACCCGCTTGTTAGCGAAGCGCCGCGCGCCGTCCACGGCCTCCCTGCGCCCGAGGAGGGATCCTGCGGACAGCCCGGAGCACGTTAGTGAGCACGCCCAGACTCTCACCACCGCCGCCCGCGCACCCAGCCCTCCGTGAGGCCGTGCCGCCGCTCTCCCGCCCGGGCCACGCACCCGCGTGCAGCAGAACGCGACTCGCAGCACGCAGCGCCATCTTGGCTGCCGGTGGGGACACCAGCGCCCGAGAGGCTTCGCTTCCAGCCCAGCGCTGCAGACTCCTCCTCTCCGGCCGGCCCCGCCCCCGCCAGGTCACGAAGAGCCAGCCCGCAGCGTCCAGACTGGGAGGATCCCAGCCCGTTACTTGGGTCAGAGTGAGACCCCCCCAGCTCTCAGCCGCTGGCATCTGACTAGGCATTGAGTGAGCTCCTGCCAGGGCCCGGGACTGCGCGGTCggggtgtgtgtgtcacagagaGCTTTTCTAGAGTTCCTGCCAGATATCTGCTGGGAAAGCTGCCAGAACTTCCGCAGGCACTTGCAGAGCTGGGATTAGGAAGAAGAGGTTGACTTGCCAGCACAGGGGCGAGCTTGGGAGGCCTTCTACGCGGGTTACTTGTCCtcaatatttttgtttcaatACTGAAGGGGCACAAATACAAGAAGTCTTCCTTCTTGGTGAAGACTTCTGTGGCGCACCGGTATGAAATCAGAAACTGGACACCCCCACCAACTCAGAGCTTTTAGAAATGCTACCTTGGAGATTAAACTCAAAGTGAGTTCTTAGTTTAGTCACACAAATCCAGACTGTTCTGGACTAAGATGAGGCAGTGAAATCACTCAGTTTGCATTTTAACCTAGATTTTATTCAACACCGTCCTTTTATTCTACACAAGTACAACCACAACCTTATCTAAAATGCTACAAAGttataaaactcaaaacaaattTTATAGTACGACTGTACAATAAAAGCAAAGGGGGCAATGTATACACTGCCAAGGTTAACCTGCAACGTCACCACCAATGGCAGgtgacagtgggggtggggtaggttcCATGAGGATCCTGTAGAACTGGCTCACTAATTTTACAAAGTaacagagacacagggacagaAAAAAGATAAGCATTTGTGGAGGAATCCCGCAAAGGTTTTAACCCTAGAAGTTGAAGAGCACTCAGCAGGGGGCACCGTCAGGCCCAACAGAACAGCAGCTTGGTCCTTTCCAGAGCTGCAGCGCGGTGACACCAAGGGCTTGAGCAGGTTGTCTGACTGGTTCTGGGTCATCCATGGAGGAAATGGGTGTGCTGGCACGGGCTCCAGCTGGCTCTGCTAGCAGACTATCGAGAATGGAAGGGGTGAACTTTCTAGCCAGACAACTACAGGGTAGTCTATGGGAACAGTCCTGAATCAACAGTACCTCTCCAAGCCAGAACCCTCCTGCAGAGGAACCATCTCAACTGCTGTCTTCAAAGGGGTCCTTCCCTACAGATAGGCCCTCATTTGGCTAGAGCAAAGGACAAAACTGAGTCTGGGGAACATAAGTTACAGAGGTACGAATCAATGTCCCTGCTTATCGCGAGGAGTTGGAGCTGGATCGGCTCCTGTGGCGGCGGCGGCCAGGAGATCGAGACCTCCTACGCACGGGGGACCTGCGTCTTGGGGATCTGGACCTGCGGGAAGAGAAGTTCGGTCAGTGCAATCTTCAAGCAGCGCAGCTAGGGGACAGACTGGCCTTTCTAAGACAATCCTGTTTTTGTTCACAACCCCAAACTTGGCTTCTGCTATGTCTGACCCCAAAGTTCCCTACACTccagtttggttttttgagacagggttttcctgtctctgtcttctgggtgctaggattaaatgccTGTGCCACCCTGTCTGGTCCCTCATTATGAAAGATAGAGGGTCTCTTGGGACCCAAGACACCTCAGACTCCAGAAGTAGTTCTTTTGAAGGGACGCATCTGCCTGTCAATAACACATTCTGGCTGTCCTTTTCCTGGCCAATTCCGACGTCATACTTGCTGACCTGCTTTCTACACATCCAACCCTAAATGACCAAAAGTCATCACAGCCATTTAGATTTATAAATCATACAAAGAAGCAAGATGGGTTAAGGACAATTCCAAATTGACTCACCTTCTCCTCATCCGTGGGGGTGACCTACGCCACATGGGAGGTGGTGGAAGCATTCTCCTGGGTGGGCTGAATCGCCTAGGCGGTGGTCGAGGCCAGGGTGCCAACACAGCAGTAGCAGTGATCTCTTGGCCATCAATTTGTCCTGTAGAAAACAGGAACAAAACCATAACATTTCTAATATATCACAGCAGGAAAAAAGCAGGAGATCTAAAAGAGACACTGAACAACTTCCCAGAAGACAAGATTGTTAAGAATGTGTTGAAAGCTGCTAGATATAAGGCACAGAACTCGAGTCAACAGTGACAAGACAGCACAGGACTGACTGCAGAGTGGGGGGCTCCTGAGGGTCAGGAAGGTGCCACTAGAAGCTGAGCTTCCTTctgtttttcgagactgggtttcccacatagctgtcctggaagtcaccaTGTGGAACAGACCAACCAGGAACTGAACAAACCCACCTCCTGCCTCTGAACAGCTAGGATTAAAGACGCATGCTATCAAACCTGGCCTGTAATTCCCTTCTTTTCAAGATAGTGGGAAGCTCAGGCTGAGCTAAAGAAAAAGGACACCTGCTTGAAAACGTCTGCAGCACTCTACATGAActaattttcttggtttttttggatttttggtttttttgagacagggtttctctgtatagccctggctatcctggaactcactctgtagaccaggctggcctcgaactcagaaatccgcctgcctctgcctcccagagtgctgggattacaggtgtgagccaccactgcccggcatgaaCTAATTTTCAAACAGAGATaagaaaaatttagaaatgatCTCAAAGAAAAGCGCTGTAGGACacatttcagaggaaaaaaaaaaagccaagaacaCTGAGGTGCACACAGGAACACCTAACAGCTGAAGTCTCCACATCTAGGGTTGGCCCTGAGAGCACAAACCTAGCTCAGGGTTAACAAGGCCAGAAGCTAATTCAGGTACACTCATTTACACTCCAAAGGTTTTAATATAACTTAATCCCAGCCTAAGACAGGTGCTGGCTCTCAGCCAAACCAGCTCCAATGAAGAAAGTCACTGTAGAAACCACTGCATCTAGGTAAGATACTGCATCTAGCCAGTTGCCAGCGCAGACCACCCTAAATGTCTCTAGTCCCCTGAATTTAACTGATTACCAAATTCTCACTATGCCAGTTCCAGATGATAGGCAGATTTAAAGTGACTCATCAGACCCAAGTTGGTAAGAATAACATAGGTAGCTAAGGCGAGCCCCTGAAACATGTGAGGGGGCCTGAAGTAGCAGCTAAGTATCAGAGAAAATCCATACTCAATGGcaatcattaaaaaaacaaaaacaaaaacaaaaaaaccccgaAACCGTCATTTGTAAAGCTTAACAGGCACCTGAGGATTCTCCAGTTCCCCCAACACAGGCTGATGGTCCAGACTGTATGCTGTCAGTTCTCAGCCCCAGCACCCTACATCCTAGAGCTAGAAACAACTTTTGTAATTCCTTAAGATGCTGATTTATAGACAAAGTGGAAATTGGCCACCAAAAACTATTCCTAAGTACTCGTGCTTTAAAAACCACTCCACTAACACAAAATTATAAACATTGCCTTAAGAGATACATTGTATGAAGTCAGTACATGTATCATACAGCAAAGCAATCCTAAAAATGCTGAAATGTTggcaaaataaaaaaggatactTAGAAAATACTCCCATTTTAAAGCCAAATATATTACTTGTGAAAAGCTTCATTTTTAACAGATTGAAGATTTCTTAAAATGctaatatattcatatttgcTAAGTTTTTCAAGAATAGCAAATGCTTCATAAAACATGTTTTGGTACACACACCCCTACTACGTAAGATGCACCTAGTTTGGAAATCTACTTCAGGGTCCCTCTCCAAGGACAGAGGCGATGGTAGGGCTGAGGGCGGGCACAGCATCACTTACCTCCATCCATGTGTTTCAGTGCCTTCTCTGCTTCATCTGGATTCTCAAATTCCACATATGCATAGCCTTTGGATAGATGGGGATGCATCCTTTCTACAGGCATGTCAATCATTTTAATTTTCCCGTaagtagaaaatatttccatgatATGATCCTAGAGAGAGAAAGGTCACATCCCTGTTTGCCAATCCATTACTTAATGGCCAAAGGGAATTCACTAAATGCTGAGTAAATCTCTCCAGGACCTCTCTTGGACATAAGTCTAATAAATAAgaccatttatttatgtatttatttatttatttatttatttatttttctttttttgggtttggtttttttcgagacaggattcctctgtatagccctggaactcactctgtagactaggctacctctgcctcccagagtgctgggattacaggcatgcgccaccaccaccgccgggctaAGACCATTTATTTAGTAAATAAATGTAGCAGCATTCTAACCAAGTCATGGGCTGCACACATATCGTTCTCCAGAAGGTCTGCATTCTACATGCACCTGCTGCCCGACTCCAGCTTGTCCAACCGCTGTGGACCTTACCTTGGTCACATTCCTGGTGAGCCTCCCAATGTGCACTTTGGTGGGTTTAGGTGAAGGGCTCcgccttttcctctctttttcatcTCTTTTAGGTGGTTTGGACctgaaaacaaaaatacccagAAATTTTCAGCACACCCCAAGTACAGTATGGTTTTAGGGGTGGAGTTCAGGGTAACATCCTAGATTTGGTCCTCAGcactgaaaaagaaaacctattggctgtgtgtgtgttggttggcATATGCCTAACATCCCAGTGCCCAGGAGGAGTTTAAACAGCCAACTGGCACTGccttagtgagaccctgcctcagcaaCAAACACAGTGACATTTCTTCTTAGCTTCAACAGCTTCTAGAGGAGTTTCTTATTAATTCACCTATATTATCTATGGTTTGAATGAAACTGGACCCATAGCACGTGTATTTGCTTAGGTAACAGGGAGCGCACTATCTGAAGAAGATTAAGAGGCATGGTCCTGTGGGAGGAAGCACGGCAGGCCTGTTTCTCCAttttcctgctgcctttggatctggGTGTACACCTGGCAGTTACCGTGCCTgcttgtgtgccaccatgttctCTACCAAGAGGATAAtagaccaaacctctgaaactacaaTGACATCCTTTATAAGACTATCCCTGATTCAGAAATCAAACTAAGACCCCTTCaaatttgtgtgtctatgtgtggcaCCTGTTTCTGTGTGGGCACGTACCAGGGCAACACAGATGGAGTTAGAGAATAACTTGTGGGAGACGCCCTCTGGGTGATAGGCATGGCAGCCAGCACCCTCACTGACCTGTACTTCCTGCCCATCCTCTAACTCCTTTTATTCACGTCCTTTcatgtctttttgagacaggctcacaAGCAGCCCACCATGACCTCACATCTCTGACCATCTGCTACAATGCTGTATGCACCACTGCACACCCCGCACGTGTGCGTTACTGTgcttatgtggaggtcagagcacagcCCACAGGAGCTACCACATGCCACCGtgtaggtcctggggattaaactcaggctgTTAAGCTTGGCAGCAAAGACCTTTCTGTCAGCCCAAACTACTCTTTTAGCAGCCATGGCAAGGAGCAGGCTAGCCATTCTTAACTCACTTGGAGCGGGAGCGCCGCCTGTTGTCGTGCCTGCGCCGCGAAGGGCTTGGGGAGCCAGAGGAGCTGCTAGAACTGGAGCTTCGGGAGGTGCTGGAGCTTCCTGAGCGGCTGGAGGCAGAGGACGAGCTGGAGCCACTGCTCGAGCCTGTGCTGGTGCTGGAGCCCGAGCTGGAGGTTGAGCTGGACCTAGACCTGAGGACAaacaaggtgggggtgggggtcgcaGGGTCAGTGAGCTAGAGTAGCATTTCTGCAAGGACTGACTGctcaggagaggagagagctCTCCTGGTTCTTTAAGGCCCATTTCACCAGTAATGACATCAGACAAGTCCCAACACTGTGAGATAGGCTGTTGTTACCTATACAGAATACTTATTTTTACCAATGAGAAAAAAGTAGCAGTCTAGCAGAAGTCAGTTCAACTGTGCTGAAGGCCAGTTCAggcaggtttaaaaaaaaaaaaagagagagaaagaaaggggctggagagatggttcagaggttaagaacactaactgttcttctagaggtcctgagttcaattcccagcacccacatggtagctcacaaccatctgtaatgggatctgatgccctggtGTGTCTGACAATGCACTTAGAAaaaagataacataaaaataaatacgtctttaaaaaaaaaaaaggaggtctaggggctgaagaaatggctctgcAGGTCAGAGGAaccaagtttggtttccagcagccacgtggcagctcacaactgcctctgaCTTTAGTTTCAGGAGACCCAATGCACCTTTCTGGCTTGTGTGGGAACCAGggaaacacatggtatgcatgtaTAGGATGCAGCCAAACTCATAAAATATTacacagtaaaaaaaattattacacagtaaaaaaaaaaaattacacagtaaaaaaaatataatgaaactcAAAATCAGCATACTCTATTAGGGCCTTATCAATAACCCTAGGGTCAGTCAGTTTTCGAAGTAGTTAAGGCAAGGTAGTCTTCCCTTGGGCAACCAGCTGGATTCAACTGGCAAGCTACAGGCACCAATGAAAGAGCAATCAAAAAGCAAGGCAGACAGACCTCTCCTCCCAGCAAAGATGCTGTCATTCTCAGCTCGACTGGGCTTGTCTCTCTTGGAAGGGACAGGGTCAAGGGACCCTCAGTGGAGCATCCAGACCCCCCCTCCACCAGTTGCAATTCTGCCCTATTTGCACAGGTCCTCAGGTCTCAGGCAAAGGATTTAAGTAGGGGACTGTGAGGGCAGGGAGCACAATCACAGGGCAGTTACCACCCACACTCCCACCAGCTATCCCTCACCCACTGTACTTTGTTAGGAAGCCTAACGAACTCTCACTGGTTTCCCCAGAGTGAACTTTGGTGAACCCCACCTAGGTTTGTTTGTGGGAACATAGGGAGGGCAGATGGTCTTTACATCTCTCCAACGGAAGGAATTTAACAcccaaggctgacctctggcctccacaacacacacaccacccccttTTCCCAAAGTTGTTCTTGTATGGCTTTACAGTGAAGGAAGACATGGTTGCGTCTGCCCAACCTGGTGCTGCTGCTTCCACTTGAAGCACTGCGTCTCTTCCGAGTCTTATCTCTGCCACGATCCTTCTCACTTGACTCTTTAGTGGCACCTTTATCTTTAGATCGATCCTTGGACTTCTCATCAGAGCGGTCCTTGCGTTTGGTAGGAGAAGGAGCCCTGCACGataagagagaatgtgaggttGCAGGCTCCCCTGACCAAACCCTGAGATAGCACAACCCAGTAGTGGGGTCCAAAAGGATTACTAAGATCCCAGGTGATCACAGAGCGAAATCATCTGTGGATTAGGGCACACActgtagaacaacaacaacaacaacaaaaatctcccCTTTCTGAGGGTCCTTAAACAGCAAGCACCCCCAAAATAGCACTAGAAAGATCTTACAGAGGATTACCTAGTGCTGGACTTTCTATTATTCTCTTTGACTCCTAGCAAGCTCTTCTTTTTCACTCCTGATAAATCCATTCTCCCCTTCTTCAAGGCAGCAATGTCGGCCTCACTTATCTGAACTCTCACTTCTAAGTGGAGTCTGAGAAACGATCCCTAATCGATTGCAATTTACGCCAAAGAGCAGCCTAGTAACAAGATAAAAGGATTTAAATAGAGTAAGCCAATTGACAACGCATCAAATCTACTTTGCATCAAAAAAGTTGAGCACACAAACAGGAAGCACAGCAAACAGCAAGTGTCCACACAGCCTGCACACCCAGGGGACGGTCCTCATCGCTTCAGGGAGGCCTTTCAGACTCCATAGGCCACCTTAGTTTTTTTATTggaaaaagaaatgcaaactgTATTACACATCTAAGGCACAGGCATATTACAATTCTTCTTCGTTCTCCTTAATGAGATGGGAGAGGTAATGGGGCAGGTATGTAGATGGCTTTCAACATACTAAACATTGCAATGGCCTCAGGAGAAAAACCCAGATTTGTCTTACTGGCATAGTTTTCTTTAGAGATACAATGAGTAATGAGTGGATGTCACTTTGAGTGGCAAGCACCAAAACATTACTCAACACAATGTACAAGACATCACAGAAGAACATTAAAATAGGACTGGAAGCCAGAGTGGCGGTGCAAGCCTTCagtcgcagcacttgggaggcagaggcagactgattcagagagctagttctaggacagccaaagcgacaaagaaaccctgtctggaagaaaaaagaaaagaaaaaggcaagaaaTAGTAAGACTGTCAGGTAAACTATAAACAAACATGGGGAAAATGTGACTTGTTATCCGAAAATACCATTTCAGAGACAGGGCACTTCTAAAAGCTGCTGAGTAAGTCTAGCCCACGAGAACAGCTCTCCCTTCCACTCTGACAAATACAAATGATTTCCTATCCAGCTTCTTTCCAGGGCTTTACCATCTTTCAAGCTGTCTTCTAATGGTCTGGAGTAAGTAAGCA
Proteins encoded in this region:
- the Rnps1 gene encoding RNA-binding protein with serine-rich domain 1 isoform X2, yielding MWPERTVQIASRPKRAPSPTKRKDRSDEKSKDRSKDKGATKESSEKDRGRDKTRKRRSASSGSSSTRSRSSSTSSSGSSTSTGSSSGSSSSSASSRSGSSSTSRSSSSSSSSGSPSPSRRRHDNRRRSRSKSKPPKRDEKERKRRSPSPKPTKVHIGRLTRNVTKDHIMEIFSTYGKIKMIDMPVERMHPHLSKGYAYVEFENPDEAEKALKHMDGGQIDGQEITATAVLAPWPRPPPRRFSPPRRMLPPPPMWRRSPPRMRRRSRSPRRRSPVRRRSRSPGRRRHRSRSSSNSSR
- the Rnps1 gene encoding RNA-binding protein with serine-rich domain 1 isoform X3, giving the protein MAPSPTKRKDRSDEKSKDRSKDKGATKESSEKDRGRDKTRKRRSASSGSSSTRSRSSSTSSSGSSTSTGSSSGSSSSSASSRSGSSSTSRSSSSSSSSGSPSPSRRRHDNRRRSRSKSKPPKRDEKERKRRSPSPKPTKVHIGRLTRNVTKDHIMEIFSTYGKIKMIDMPVERMHPHLSKGYAYVEFENPDEAEKALKHMDGGQIDGQEITATAVLAPWPRPPPRRFSPPRRMLPPPPMWRRSPPRMRRRSRSPRRRSPVRRRSRSPGRRRHRSRSSSNSSR
- the Rnps1 gene encoding RNA-binding protein with serine-rich domain 1 isoform X1, producing MDLSGVKKKSLLGVKENNRKSSTRAPSPTKRKDRSDEKSKDRSKDKGATKESSEKDRGRDKTRKRRSASSGSSSTRSRSSSTSSSGSSTSTGSSSGSSSSSASSRSGSSSTSRSSSSSSSSGSPSPSRRRHDNRRRSRSKSKPPKRDEKERKRRSPSPKPTKVHIGRLTRNVTKDHIMEIFSTYGKIKMIDMPVERMHPHLSKGYAYVEFENPDEAEKALKHMDGGQIDGQEITATAVLAPWPRPPPRRFSPPRRMLPPPPMWRRSPPRMRRRSRSPRRRSPVRRRSRSPGRRRHRSRSSSNSSR